The following proteins are encoded in a genomic region of bacterium:
- a CDS encoding methylglyoxal synthase, with product TGKALEEALGFAIKKLQSGPLGGDQQIGAKIASNEIDFLIFFWDPLEPQPHDPDVKALLRMAVVWNIPIACNRASADFMISSPLMEGEYDRLVPDYDNYRNRRFDRNPPAAS from the coding sequence GACCGGCAAGGCCCTCGAGGAGGCGCTGGGGTTCGCCATCAAGAAGCTGCAGAGCGGCCCGCTCGGCGGCGACCAGCAGATCGGCGCCAAGATCGCCAGCAACGAGATCGACTTCCTGATCTTCTTCTGGGATCCTCTGGAACCGCAGCCCCACGACCCGGACGTCAAGGCCCTGCTGCGGATGGCCGTGGTCTGGAACATCCCGATCGCCTGCAACCGGGCGTCGGCCGATTTCATGATCTCGTCGCCGCTGATGGAAGGCGAGTACGACCGGCTCGTGCCCGATTACGACAATTACCGCAACCGCAGGT